A section of the Euzebyales bacterium genome encodes:
- a CDS encoding dihydrofolate reductase family protein translates to MRSVTYSMNVSLDGYIVGPDGDFNWTVPDDDVFRFWIDQIRHVDVHLMGRRLYETMLYWETADQNPSLDDAELEWAALWNPLPKVVFSTTRSDVQGTARLATGGLADEIERLRTEPGDGDIAIGGATLAAEAAALDLIDEYRTMVYPVLVGGGIPYFPHHERRADLELVEHRTFNSGVVYLRYRVAR, encoded by the coding sequence ATGCGCAGCGTGACCTACTCGATGAACGTCTCACTCGACGGCTACATCGTCGGCCCCGACGGCGACTTCAACTGGACCGTACCCGACGACGACGTCTTCCGCTTCTGGATCGACCAGATCCGACACGTCGACGTCCACCTCATGGGACGACGGCTGTACGAAACCATGCTGTACTGGGAGACCGCCGACCAGAACCCCTCCCTCGACGACGCCGAGCTCGAGTGGGCCGCGCTGTGGAACCCGCTCCCAAAGGTCGTGTTCTCCACCACCCGGTCTGACGTGCAGGGCACCGCCCGCCTGGCCACCGGCGGCCTGGCCGACGAGATCGAACGGCTGCGAACTGAACCCGGCGACGGCGACATCGCGATCGGCGGCGCAACGCTGGCCGCCGAGGCCGCCGCGTTGGACCTGATCGACGAGTACCGGACCATGGTCTACCCGGTCCTGGTCGGCGGCGGCATCCCCTACTTCCCCCACCACGAACGCCGCGCGGACCTCGAACTCGTCGAGCACCGCACCTTCAACTCGGGCGTCGTCTACCTCCGCTACCGCGTCGCACGCTAG